The DNA region ACCACATCTTTTAGGGTGGCCTAAAGATCGAGGGGGTTATAGTGGTTTAGGCGAGCCTAACTCGTATCTCGAGAGAAACGGCGACTCGCCGAGGGCTAACGCGGCGAGAGGCGATCGTGTACAGTGGAACCGCCCTCGGCGGTAGCGTGTTGTCCGGCTGTCTGGCCGGAGAGGAGAACGGAGACGGGGATTCTCCCTCGTCGACCGAACCGAACGCCGAAAACGAGTCGGACGGCGAAGACACTCGGTCCGAAGACGGACCTCACACCGCCACGCTGGCACCAGTGGGCGAAGTGACGTTCGACGCGGTTCCGGAAACCGTCTTCACCGTCTTCCCCTGGTACGCCGACATGGCGGTCGCGGTCGGGCACGGCGACAGCATCAACTCGCTGTGGTGGGCCGAGGAGTTCGACTCGATCATGCAGTACTTCACCGCGGACCTCGAGGGCGTGTCGGTCTCGTGGGCGGACCTCGAGGGCCAGTACGGGGCGAACGAGGAGCGACTGTACGAACTCGACAGCGACCTCCACCTCGTCGACCCCGCCTGGCTGTCGACCCAGGACGGCTGGGACCGCGACGCCATCGATCGAATCGCCGACACCGTCGCGCCGTGGTTCGGCAACCAGTACAGTAACCTCCACCAGACGGCGCCCGAGGCGTGGGCCGCCGACTACGAGTACTACACGCTCTGGGAACTGTTCGAACAGGTCGCTGCCGTCTACCGGGAACGAGCCCGGTACGAGGCACTGGCGTCGGTCCACGCGGACCTCGTCGCCAGAATCGAGCGCAATCGCCCGGCAAAAGCTGATCGCCCGACCGTCGGCTACCTCCAGCTCCCGACCGACCTCAGCGCCGTCTCCGTCCTCCGGTTGAACGCCGCTGGTTACTACAACGCACACACGCGACCGCTCGGTTCGACCGACGCGTTCGAGGACCTCGAGACTACCGGCGAGTTCGCCTCGGTGGACTTCGAGACGCTGCTCGAGGCCGACCCCGACGTCCTCCTCATGCTCTGGGGGATGACATCGTCGGTGGACCTCGAGGCGTTGCGCGCAAATCTCGAAGATCACTCCATCGGCGGCCATCTCTCCGCGGTCCAGGAGGGACGAGTGTTCACGCAGGGGACGCGGTTCCAGGGACCGCTCATGAACCTGTTTCAGCTCGAGATGACGGCCAAACAGCTCTATCCGGAGCAGTTCGGCGAGTGGCCAGGATACGAAGACGGCGACAGCTATCCAGACTTCGACGCGGACGAGCAGTTGTTCGATCGACAGCGGGTGAGTTCCATCGTTACGGAGGGCAACGACGCATGAGCAGCGACGACTCACGTCCCCGGAACCGACAGCGCCGGTCGGATCGATCGCGAGCGGAAACGAGATCCGGCCCGTCGACCGACGACCGCCCCCGCATGCTGGCCCGGACGTGGGTCCTGGCGGCCCGGTTCGGCGACCCGGCCGACTACGACGTCCCCACGGTTGCCGGCGTGGACCGTCCTCGAGCCGGAGTCGGGTGGCATCGCGTTCGCCGCGGACGGTTCCGAGCCGTTTATCCACGCCGAACGGCCAGCGATCCTGCAGCGGTAACGAGAGCGATGGTCGGAACGACGCTCCAGACCATCCGAACCCACCTCGAGGGGCTCGCCAGCGAGGGCGGCGAGTATTCGCTCGTCTGCGCCCGGTACGGCGACCGTCCGGTACCGGTCGCCGACCTCCGGTTCGAGAGCCGAGCGACCGCCCGCCTGGCTGCCAGGGCCACCGAGCAGTATCGCGAAACGCTCCGTCGGTACGACCCACAGTTGCTCTACTACGACGTGATCGTTCGTCAGGAACACCCGCCAGGCGACTGGAACGTGGTCGGGAAACGGGACTCGAACACCCGTGCAACCGACGACTTCGCTGCGAACGCTCGTTCGAAATCGGATGACGAACGACGAACCGACGAGAGACGCAATCTCGTCGAGTTCTGTCATCGCGTCGTCGGTGCCGCGTTCGAAACGATGTCGACCCACGGCTACGACGCCCTCGAATCCGCGGTCATGGACGCCTACCTCTCGCTCGCCGAACGCCTCACGAGTCCCGACAGGCTCTGTCTCTGCTTGCTCGAGAGTACGGCGATCGAACTCGCTACTCAGCTGTCGCCGGCCGAGCAGGTGACGTTCCTCTCGGCGACGGCGGCTCGGCTGAACGCGAGCGACGACCCGAGCGACGTTCGAGTGGAACGGTCCATCGACAAATCACTCTCGCGACTGCGAGCCGTCGGCATCCTCGAGACGGTCGAGTGCGTGGGAACGGGAGCCGCCGAGACGACGACTCGTACCTCGAGACGGGCCGTGATCAACCTCGGCGAGTACGCGCTGTCGCCCAACGGCGGTCGGCTTCCGCTCTTGCCCGTCGTCGTCGAGTGGTTCCGCTGTCAGCAGGCGTGGCTCCCCGTGTCCGCGACCGCGAGCGATTCGACGAACGGGTGGTGTGTCGAGGTCGTCGGCCCATCCGAGCGTCTCGAGGCTCCGGGTGTGGATGGGTCGAAGAGCCCGCTCGCGCCGCTCATCTCCTGATCTCCCTCACACTCGGGAACCGAAAACGCGAACCGCGTTCGAACGCGGTCGCCGGCCGCTGTATCGCTTCGTCGGCCATCCGAAATCGGCGAAGCCAGCGCGTACCTACTCTTTTTCTCACCCGCCGTCGTGAGAACACGCATGAAGGCATCGATCGACGCGGTTCGCGTCGCGGGGACCCCGCAAGGACCGGTCCCGGTCGTCGTCCTGGGGGTCGAGGGGGAGACGGACGTGGTCCCGATATTCATCGGCTTCGAGGAAGCGACCAGCATCGTCCGCGGCCTCGAGGCTGAGGACATCGGTCGGCCACTGACCCACGACCTGTTGCTCGACGTGATGGAGGAACTGGGCGGCCGGGTCGACCGCATCGTCGTGAGCGAACTCTTCGAGCGCGACGACGGGCAGGGCGGCACCTACATCGCGGACCTGCACGTCCAGACGCCACGGGAGACGGTCGTCGTCGACGCCAGGCCGAGCGACTCGCTGGCGCTGGCAGCCCGGACGAACGTCCCGATCGAGGTCACCGAAGGCGTCTTCGAGGCCGGACGAGACGACAGCGAGAAGTTCGAACAGTTACAATCCCTCGACGAGACCGGTGACCTGTAGATGGACGACACGCTCGAGGCCCTGTTCGCGGTGATCGAGGATCGCAAAGAAACGCTCCCGGAAGATTCGTACACGGCGTCGCTGTTCACCCACGAGAAAGGGGAAAACGCTGTTCTCGAGAAACTCGGCGAGGAGTCGACGGAACTCGTACTGGCGGCCAAAGACGACGACCGCGAGGAGATCGCCCACGAGGCCGCCGACATCGTCTACCACCTGCTCGTCCTGCTCTCGATGAAGGATATGGAACTTTCGGAACTCGAGGCGGAACTCGAGGCGCGCCGCTGACGGCCGTTTCTCATGACTGCTTCTCCGACAACCGACGCGACGACGCTCACCTTCGTCCGCCACGCCCACTCCCCCTACGTGCCGAACCGGGAGGCCGAACGAGGACTCTCCGGGCGCGGACGACGGGATGCCGCTCAGGTCGCCGACGTGCTCGCTCGTGACGACCGTACCGTCGACGCCGTCGTCTCGAGCCCCTACGCGCGGGCGGTCGAGACCGTCCAGCCGATAGCCGAAGCTGTCGGAACGAGCGTCGTCACGGACGACGGGTTTCGGGAGCGGGCGCTGGCGAGGAGCCACGTCGAGGACTTCGAGGTAGCAATCGAAAGGGTCTGGTCGGAACCCACGTTCGCCTGGCCGGGCGGCGAGTCGAACGACGGGGCGCAGGTGCGCGGCCTCGAGGCCGTCGAGCGAACGCTCGAGCGGTGGCCCGGCGATCACGTGATCGTCGGCACCCACGGCAACCTCCTGGCGCTGATCTTGCGCGCCTACGACGACCGATACGACTTCGACTTCTGGCGGGAAATGGCGATGCCGGACGTGTACCAGGTGTCCTACCGGTGCGGAACCCCGGAGCAGATTACGAGAATCGACCCCGGCGCTCGAGGCACCGGCGATTGATGGGGTGGTCGGAGCCCGGACTCTCGAACGCCGGCAGAGACGAAGAACATTGGCAAGGCCGAACGGCCGACCGTTAGAGCGTCACGGGAATCACCACGACTCCAGGAGGTCTCCAGGCTTCAGGTTCGGGACCACGTCGTCCGGCAGGACGTCCCAGTCGAGGCGCGTCTCGTCCGGATCGGCGTCGGTCTCGAACCCGGGGTCGTTGGCCGGCGGGCCGCCGCGTTCGGCCGGGGGCGGCGCGCCGTGAGCGTGGGTGCCGTCGGGGTGTGGAACGGTCCAGACGTGCAGCACGCACGGCGTCCGACACGGAAGCGAGAGCTCCCCCTCTCGGTAGTCGTGTTCGTACACCTGACGGTAGTACTTCCACGCGAAACGGCCGGGCAGGCCACGGTGATAGTGCCAGGGCGAACACCGACGCTCCGCGGCGGGCAAGTCGTCGGTTCCCTCGCTCTCCGCGTCCTCTCGCGCGTAGAGCGCGGGCGGCCGCTCGACCGGGTCGCCGTCGACGGTGGCGATAAACATGACGCCGATGGGTCGCCAGAACTCGTTGTCGACGAGGACCGCCTCGGGTCGGTCGGGGTCCAGGACAGTGTCGTCGCCGATGTGGGCCGGGTGCAGCCAGTGTGACCACCCGTTCTCGGACTCGAGGCGCGCGGCATCGAAGTACGGAACGAATCCTCGATCGATCAGATCGCCGACGGTGGCGTACCGGCGTTCCATCGCCGCCCTCGCTCGCTCCCTGAGTTCGACCGTTGTCGGATGGTCGTCCGCACACCCGTCCGTGCTCGCACCGTCGCACGGGGCCGCGTCCGTTCCGATCGTCGCCTCGGGGCAGCGTCGACTCGACCGTTCAGACCGCTTCGCTGTCGCCGTTCCGGTCACGGACGAACCTCCCATCGAGGCGGCGGACGCGAGCAGCGTCCGGCGCCGAATCGTCGAGGCGTCACGTTCGCTGGCCATGCTGATTGTTAGCACAGCAGTGCAGATTGTAAATCGTATCGGCGATCGATCGAACTGTCGGTCAGTCCGGACGGTCACCGTCGCTCCACCAAACGCGTCTCGC from Natronosalvus rutilus includes:
- a CDS encoding ABC transporter substrate-binding protein; protein product: MYSGTALGGSVLSGCLAGEENGDGDSPSSTEPNAENESDGEDTRSEDGPHTATLAPVGEVTFDAVPETVFTVFPWYADMAVAVGHGDSINSLWWAEEFDSIMQYFTADLEGVSVSWADLEGQYGANEERLYELDSDLHLVDPAWLSTQDGWDRDAIDRIADTVAPWFGNQYSNLHQTAPEAWAADYEYYTLWELFEQVAAVYRERARYEALASVHADLVARIERNRPAKADRPTVGYLQLPTDLSAVSVLRLNAAGYYNAHTRPLGSTDAFEDLETTGEFASVDFETLLEADPDVLLMLWGMTSSVDLEALRANLEDHSIGGHLSAVQEGRVFTQGTRFQGPLMNLFQLEMTAKQLYPEQFGEWPGYEDGDSYPDFDADEQLFDRQRVSSIVTEGNDA
- a CDS encoding DUF7551 domain-containing protein — encoded protein: MSSDDSRPRNRQRRSDRSRAETRSGPSTDDRPRMLARTWVLAARFGDPADYDVPTVAGVDRPRAGVGWHRVRRGRFRAVYPRRTASDPAAVTRAMVGTTLQTIRTHLEGLASEGGEYSLVCARYGDRPVPVADLRFESRATARLAARATEQYRETLRRYDPQLLYYDVIVRQEHPPGDWNVVGKRDSNTRATDDFAANARSKSDDERRTDERRNLVEFCHRVVGAAFETMSTHGYDALESAVMDAYLSLAERLTSPDRLCLCLLESTAIELATQLSPAEQVTFLSATAARLNASDDPSDVRVERSIDKSLSRLRAVGILETVECVGTGAAETTTRTSRRAVINLGEYALSPNGGRLPLLPVVVEWFRCQQAWLPVSATASDSTNGWCVEVVGPSERLEAPGVDGSKSPLAPLIS
- a CDS encoding bifunctional nuclease family protein; translation: MKASIDAVRVAGTPQGPVPVVVLGVEGETDVVPIFIGFEEATSIVRGLEAEDIGRPLTHDLLLDVMEELGGRVDRIVVSELFERDDGQGGTYIADLHVQTPRETVVVDARPSDSLALAARTNVPIEVTEGVFEAGRDDSEKFEQLQSLDETGDL
- the hisE gene encoding phosphoribosyl-ATP diphosphatase, whose amino-acid sequence is MDDTLEALFAVIEDRKETLPEDSYTASLFTHEKGENAVLEKLGEESTELVLAAKDDDREEIAHEAADIVYHLLVLLSMKDMELSELEAELEARR
- a CDS encoding histidine phosphatase family protein — encoded protein: MTASPTTDATTLTFVRHAHSPYVPNREAERGLSGRGRRDAAQVADVLARDDRTVDAVVSSPYARAVETVQPIAEAVGTSVVTDDGFRERALARSHVEDFEVAIERVWSEPTFAWPGGESNDGAQVRGLEAVERTLERWPGDHVIVGTHGNLLALILRAYDDRYDFDFWREMAMPDVYQVSYRCGTPEQITRIDPGARGTGD